From Catharus ustulatus isolate bCatUst1 chromosome 17, bCatUst1.pri.v2, whole genome shotgun sequence, the proteins below share one genomic window:
- the PTPN1 gene encoding tyrosine-protein phosphatase non-receptor type 1 has protein sequence MEIEKEFQRLDQAASWASIYQDIKHEASDFPCKVAKHPRNKNRNRYRDVSPFDHSRIKLNQGDNDYINASLIKMEEAQRSYILTQGPLPNTCGHFWEMVWEQKSRGVVMLNRVMEKGSVKCAQYWPRKEDKEMFFEDTNLKLTLISEDIKSYYTVRQLELENLTTQETREILHFHYTTWPDFGVPESPASFLNFLFKVRESGSLSPAHGPVVVHCSAGIGRSGTFCLVDTCLLLMDKRKDPSSVDVKQVLLEMRKYRMGLIQTADQLRFSYLAVIEGAKFIMGDASVQEQWKELSNEDLEPPPEHTPPPPRPPKRTSEMHNGRMHEHPEFLPRQQAGQEEIRSSGSSVEETAPDGRARPAVPPSTDSTSHDTEARRRTVGENARLSPRKDEPGKESSEEEDESVVATWKPFLVNICMFTFLTAGAYLCYRVCFH, from the exons gaCATCAAGCATGAAGCCAGTGATTTTCCATGTAAAGTGGCCAAACATCccagaaacaaaaatagaaataggtACAGAGATGTCAGCCCCT TTGACCACAGTCGGATTAAGCTAAACCAAGGTGACAATGACTATATCAATGCTAGCTTGATAAAAATGGAAGAGGCCCAAAGGAGCTACATCCTCACCCAG GGACCTTTGCCAAATACTTGTGGTCACTTTTGGGAGATGGTTTGGGAACAGAAAAGCCGTGGTGTTGTCATGTTGAACAGAGTGATGGAAAAGGGATCC GTGAAGTGTGCACAGTACTGGCCACGGAAGGAggataaagaaatgttttttgaagATACAAACTTGAAACTAACATTAATATCTGAAGATATAAAATCCTACTACACAGTACGACAGCTGGAATTGGAAAACCTGACC ACACAGGAAACTCGGGAGATTCTGCACTTTCACTACACCACGTGGCCCGACTTTGGGGTGCCGGAGTCGCCGGCGTcgttcctgaatttcctgttcAAGGTGCGGGAGTCGGGCTCGCTCAGCCCCGCGCACGGCCCGGTCGTGGTGCACTGCAGCGCCGGCATCGGCCGCTCGGGCACCTTCTGCCTGGTGGacacctgcctgctgctg ATGGACAAACGGAAAGATCCTTCTTCCGTGGATGTCAAGCAGGTTCTCCTGGAAATGAGGAAATACAGGATGGGGCTCATCCAGACTGCAGATCAGCTCCGCTTCTCCTACCTAGCTGTTATTGAAGGGGCAAAATTCATCATGGGAGATGCTTCAGTGCAA gagcagtggaAAGAGCTGTCCAATGAAGACCTGGAGCCACCCCCTGAACACACCCCCCCACCGCCCAGGCCCCCCAAGAGAACCTCGGAGATGCACAACGGGAGGATGCACGAGCACCCCGAGTtcctgcccaggcagcaggCGGGGCAGGAGGAGATCaggagctcaggcagcagcGTGGAGGAGACAGCTCCAGATGGCAGAGCCCGGCCAGCTGTGCCCCCAAGCACAGACAG cactaGTCACGACACTGAAGCGCGGAGGAGAACTGTGGGTGAGAACGCGCGGCTCTCGCCCCGCAAGGACGAGCCCGGCAAGGAGAGCtcggaggaggaggatgagagCGTGGTGGCCACCTGGAAGCCCTTCCTAGTGAATATCTGCATGTTCACCTTCCTCACAGCAGGAGCTTATCTCTGCTACAGGGTGTGTTTCCACTGA